The Streptomyces sp. NBC_01439 genome contains the following window.
GGGCCCCCGTACGCCGTCGATTCGAGGACGCCGGTCACCGGCGCCGTCCACCTCGCCGCGCAGCGCCCGGTCGACTGGCTGCTGCCGTGACCGCGCCGCACCTGCCTCCCGCCGGGCGCCGGCGCCACCGCCCCGAGCCGAAGGGCGGCTCCCGCCGCAGGCCCGCGCCCGCACCGTCGCCCGTACCGAGGGGCAGCACGCCCCGCCCCGTACGCACCCCCACCGTGCTGCAGATGGAGGCCGTGGAGTGCGGCGCCGCCGCCCTGGCCATGGTGCTCGGTCACCACGGCCGCTTCGTCCCGCTGGAAGAGCTGCGCATCGCGTGCGGTGTCTCCCGGGACGGCTCCCGCGCCAGCAACCTCCTCAAGGCCGCCCGCGGATACGGCCTGACGGCCAAGGGCATGCAGATGGACCTGGCCGCGCTCGCCGAGGTGAGCGCCCCGGCCGTGCTCTTCTGGGAGTTCAACCACTACGTCGTCTACGAGGGCACGGCCCGGCGGCTCGGCCGCACGGGCGTGTACGTCAACGACCCCGCCAAGGGCCGCCGGTTCGTCCCCATGGACGAGTTCGACACCAGCTTCACCGGGGTCGTCCTCACCTTCGAGCCCGGCAGCGGGTTCCGCCGCGGTGGCCGCGGACCGAGCGTCCTCGGGGCCGTGCCGGCCCGGCTGCGGGGCACCTCGGGCACCATGGCCGCCGCCGTGGTCGCCAGTCTCCTCCTGGTCGCCGTCGGCGCGGCGGTACCGGCCCTGAGCCGTACGTACATCGACATGTTCCTCATCGGCGAGCAGACCTCCCTGCTCGGTGTGCTGTTCGCCTCGATGGCCGTCGCCCTCGCCCTCACCGCGACCCTCACCGCGCTGCTGCAGGCCAATCTGCTGCGCGGGCGCATCATCGCCTCGACCCTGAGCAGTGCCCGCTTCTTCCGGCACCTGCTCAGGCTTCCGGTCACCTTCTACGCCCAGCGCAACCCGGCCGACCTCGTCCAGCGCCTCCAGTCCAACGACGCCGTCGCCGAGACCCTCGCCCGGGACCTGTCCGCCGCGGCCGTGGACGCCGTGGTGGTCCTGCTCTACGCGGTGCTGCTGTGGACGTACGATCCGCAGCTCACCCTCGTCGGCGTGGCCGTGGCGCTGCTCAACGTGGTCGCCCTGCGGATCGCGATCCGGCTGAGGGCCACCGGTACCCAGAAGCTGCGCGCCGAGAGCGCCCGGCTGACCAACACCGCGTACGGCGGTCTCCAGCTCATCGAGACGATGAAGGCGACGGGCGGCGAGAACGGGTTCTTCCGCCGCTGGGCCGGACAGCACGCGGTCACCCTCGACGTGCAGCAGCGGCTCGGCGTGCCCAGTGCCTGGCTGGCCATCGTCGCGCCCACCCTCGCGGCGTTCAACAGCGCGCTGATCCTGACGATCGGCGGCCTGCGGGCGGTGGAGGGCCACCTCACCGTGGGCCTGCTCGTCGCCTTCCAGGCCCTGGTGACCAGCTTCACCGCCCCGATCTCCCGGCTGGGCGGCATCGCCGGCCGGATCCAGGACTTCGCGGCCGACGTCGCCCGGCTGGGCGACGTGGAGAACTTCCCGGTCGACCGGGTCTACTCACGGCGCGAGCCCGCGGCCTCCACCCGCCGCCTCAAGGGCCACGTGGAGCTCGACCACATCACTTTCGGCTACAACCCCCTGGACGCGCCGCTGCTCGAGGACTTCTCACTGACGGTCGGACCCGGGCAGCAGGTCGCGCTCGTCGGGGGCTCCGGCAGCGGCAAGTCCACCGTCTCCCGGCTCATCTCCGGCCTCCACGCCCCTTGGGCCGGGGCCGTCCGCATCGACGGGATGCGACTGGAGGACATCCCGCGCGGAGCGCTGGCCGCTTCCGTCTCCTTCGTCGACCAGGACGTCTTCCTCTTCGAAGGCACCGTCCGTGACAACGTCACGCTGTGGGACCCCTCCATCGCGGACGAGGCCGTGATCGCCGCACTGGAGGACGCCGCCGTGCACGACGTGGTGGCCCGCCGCCCCGGTGGCATCCACGGCCGAGTCGAGCAGGACGGCCGCAACTTCTCCGGCGGCCAGCGCCAGCGCCTGGAGATCGCCCGGGCGCTGGTGCGCCGCCCCAGCGTCATGGTGCTCGACGAAGTGACCAGCGCCCTGGACGCGGTGACCGAGCAGGTCATCATCGACAACCTGCGCCGCCGCGGCTGTGCCTGTGTGGTCATCGCCCACCGGCTGAGCACGGTGCGCGACAGCGACGAGATCGTCGTGCTCGACCGGGGCACGGTCGTGGAACGCGGGCGGCACGAACGCCTGGTCGCCGCGCAGGGCCCGTACGCCGCACTGGTCAAGGAGCACTGAGTGACGTACCCGGACCATGCGGCCGGCACCAGCACCGCCACCGCCACCGCCGGCCCGTCGGGCGGGGCGCCGGACCCGGTCGTCGCGGCCCTGGGTGCGCTGGGTGGGCCCGTCGACTGCGCGGGCGCGGGCAGCCTGTCCCTGGAGGGGCCGCTCGTCCTGTGGCTGGTCGTGGCGGGCGAGTTGGACCTGTTCGCCGTGGACGCCGCACAGTCCGGGCACTGGCACTTCTTGGGCCGGCTGGAGGCGGGCACGCTGCTGCTCGGTCCGGCCGAGGGCCCTGACCACACACTGGTCGGGCGGCCCCTGCAAGGCTGCCGGCTGCGCCGCATCGAACTGCGGGAGCTGTACCCCTCGGAGTACGCGCCACACCCGGAGTACCCGGAGCACGCGCAGTACCCGCAGTACCCGCAGTACCCGCAGTACCCGCAGTACGCCGACGAAGGGCAGCACGGTGCCACCGCCGTGGGCCGGCCGAGCCCGCTGGAGGACGCCTTCGCGCGCGGTATCGGCCGTGGTCTGCGCGTGCTCTACGAGGCACCGCTGGCCGGCACCGCCGCAACCGGGCACGGCGGGGCCGACGACGACATCCTGTGGATGCGGATCGCCCCCGGCAGCGTGCGGTACGGCGCCGTGTACGAGGCGGAGGCGGTCGGCACCCTCCTCGTCGACGCGACGATGTGGCAGGGCATGGTCGACCAGCAGTACCGGCTGCTGTACGCCCTGGACGGCTGGATCGAACAGCTGGAGCGCGCGCACGAGGACCGCACGGCCGCCGGGATCGAGGCGGGCCGGGCCGCCCGCACCCAGGCGGACCGGACGCTGCTGGCGTCCATCGTCCGCGCCGGAGGCCGGGATCAGTTCCGCAGCGCGGACGTCGACGCGACCTTCGCGGCGTGTCGCGTCGTCGCGGGCGCGGCCGGCATCGCACTGTCCCCGCCGGGCGGGGCGGGCACCCCGTCCGAGCAGCTGGATCCCGTCGAACACATCGCGCTCGCCTCGCGGATCCGCACCCGCACGGTCGGTCTCGGCGGGCGCTGGTGGCGGGAGAACAGCGGGCCGTTGGTGGGCCGGCGCGAGAAGGACGGCACGCCGGTCGCCCTGCTGTGGCGGCGCGGCGGATACGAGGCGGTCGACCCCGCCACCGGCGAGCGCGAGCGGGTCGGGAGGGCCAACCGGGCCGCCTTCGAACCGCGCGCCGTCATGCTGTACCGCCCCTTGCCCGAAGGGCGGGTGGGCCTGCCCGCGCTGCTCCGCTTCAGTGTGCGCGGCACCTTCCCCGAGCTGCGCAGCCTGCTGCTGGGCGCCCTGGTCGCGGTGGTGCTGGGGGCCCTGGTGCCGGTCGCCACCGGCCGGGTCCTCGGCCGCTACGTCCCGCAGGGCGAGACGGGCCTCATCGTGCAGACCGGGCTGGCGCTGGTCGCGACCGCCGTGGTCGCGGCCGTCTTCATGCTCCTGCAGAACACCTCCCTCCTGCGCATGGAGGGCCGTATCGAGGCCACCGTACAACCGGCCGTGTGGGACCGGCTGCTGCGGCTGCCGGCGACGTTCTTCACCGGGCGCTCCACCGGCGAACTGGCCGGCGCGGCGATGGGCATCAGCGCGATGCGCCGCGTGCTGTCCGGCATCGGGCCGGTCTGCGTGCAGGCGGGTGCGGTCGGCGCGGTGAGCTTCGTGCTGCTGTTCGTCCACAGCGTGCCGCTG
Protein-coding sequences here:
- a CDS encoding NHLP family bacteriocin export ABC transporter peptidase/permease/ATPase subunit — translated: MTAPHLPPAGRRRHRPEPKGGSRRRPAPAPSPVPRGSTPRPVRTPTVLQMEAVECGAAALAMVLGHHGRFVPLEELRIACGVSRDGSRASNLLKAARGYGLTAKGMQMDLAALAEVSAPAVLFWEFNHYVVYEGTARRLGRTGVYVNDPAKGRRFVPMDEFDTSFTGVVLTFEPGSGFRRGGRGPSVLGAVPARLRGTSGTMAAAVVASLLLVAVGAAVPALSRTYIDMFLIGEQTSLLGVLFASMAVALALTATLTALLQANLLRGRIIASTLSSARFFRHLLRLPVTFYAQRNPADLVQRLQSNDAVAETLARDLSAAAVDAVVVLLYAVLLWTYDPQLTLVGVAVALLNVVALRIAIRLRATGTQKLRAESARLTNTAYGGLQLIETMKATGGENGFFRRWAGQHAVTLDVQQRLGVPSAWLAIVAPTLAAFNSALILTIGGLRAVEGHLTVGLLVAFQALVTSFTAPISRLGGIAGRIQDFAADVARLGDVENFPVDRVYSRREPAASTRRLKGHVELDHITFGYNPLDAPLLEDFSLTVGPGQQVALVGGSGSGKSTVSRLISGLHAPWAGAVRIDGMRLEDIPRGALAASVSFVDQDVFLFEGTVRDNVTLWDPSIADEAVIAALEDAAVHDVVARRPGGIHGRVEQDGRNFSGGQRQRLEIARALVRRPSVMVLDEVTSALDAVTEQVIIDNLRRRGCACVVIAHRLSTVRDSDEIVVLDRGTVVERGRHERLVAAQGPYAALVKEH
- a CDS encoding NHLP bacteriocin export ABC transporter permease/ATPase subunit; translation: MTYPDHAAGTSTATATAGPSGGAPDPVVAALGALGGPVDCAGAGSLSLEGPLVLWLVVAGELDLFAVDAAQSGHWHFLGRLEAGTLLLGPAEGPDHTLVGRPLQGCRLRRIELRELYPSEYAPHPEYPEHAQYPQYPQYPQYPQYADEGQHGATAVGRPSPLEDAFARGIGRGLRVLYEAPLAGTAATGHGGADDDILWMRIAPGSVRYGAVYEAEAVGTLLVDATMWQGMVDQQYRLLYALDGWIEQLERAHEDRTAAGIEAGRAARTQADRTLLASIVRAGGRDQFRSADVDATFAACRVVAGAAGIALSPPGGAGTPSEQLDPVEHIALASRIRTRTVGLGGRWWRENSGPLVGRREKDGTPVALLWRRGGYEAVDPATGERERVGRANRAAFEPRAVMLYRPLPEGRVGLPALLRFSVRGTFPELRSLLLGALVAVVLGALVPVATGRVLGRYVPQGETGLIVQTGLALVATAVVAAVFMLLQNTSLLRMEGRIEATVQPAVWDRLLRLPATFFTGRSTGELAGAAMGISAMRRVLSGIGPVCVQAGAVGAVSFVLLFVHSVPLAMAALAMLVVIAGVFLGLGLWQLRYERRLNTLGLRLGNQAFQTLRGLPKLRVAAAESFAYAAWAREFARTRDLQQHIGRTQNVSTVLGAVHLPLCTLVMFALLAGPARGAMSASEFLTFSTALTMLLSSVTQVTGALVSAAAVLPMFEQIRPLLREVPEVDRSSTRPGRLTGAIEAKNLSYRYADDGPLVLDDVSLRIGPGEFVAVVGASGCGKSTLLRLLIGFERPLSGSVLYDGQDLAALDRAAVRRQCGVVLQNAQPLSGSILDCIRGTGTFSPEEAWEAAALAGLAADIEAMPMGMHTILSDGGGTVSGGQRQRLMIAQALIRKPRILFLDEATSALDNEAQRVVTESTRALRTTRLVIAHRLSTVMDADRVIVMSDGRIVQQGPPAELLADTTGLFHGLVRRQLR